One window from the genome of Rhodococcus sp. ABRD24 encodes:
- a CDS encoding sirohydrochlorin chelatase, which translates to MAPLIAVAHGSRDPRSARVVTAAVAAIRARRPDLDVRVCFLDLNAPSVDQVIDAVATEGHSTAVVVPLLLGSAFHARVDLPGVLAAARARHPQLAIVQSNVLGHDHRLVDAVRDRIVAIGVAADDTRTGVVLAAVGSSDLRANDRTRALAAVLAGDTRWAETTVCFVTSTEPNVGQAISLLRSRGVERIVIAPWFLAPGRLTDRLEAAALQAAPDVVFSETIGAHPLVADVALDRYDTAVVAAARTRLSA; encoded by the coding sequence ATGGCGCCGCTCATCGCCGTGGCGCACGGCAGCCGTGATCCCCGATCTGCTCGGGTCGTCACGGCTGCCGTGGCGGCGATCCGCGCCCGGCGGCCGGATCTCGACGTGCGGGTGTGCTTCCTCGATCTCAACGCACCGTCGGTGGATCAGGTGATCGACGCGGTTGCGACCGAGGGACATTCGACTGCGGTCGTGGTTCCCCTGCTACTGGGCAGTGCCTTTCACGCGCGGGTGGACCTGCCGGGAGTCCTCGCCGCCGCCCGCGCCCGGCACCCACAACTGGCGATCGTCCAGTCGAACGTCCTCGGCCACGACCACCGCCTGGTCGATGCAGTTCGGGACCGAATCGTCGCGATCGGGGTCGCCGCGGACGACACCCGGACCGGTGTCGTGCTGGCCGCGGTCGGCTCATCCGATCTCCGGGCGAACGATCGCACCCGCGCGCTGGCCGCCGTCCTCGCCGGGGACACCCGATGGGCGGAAACGACCGTTTGCTTCGTCACTTCCACCGAACCGAATGTCGGACAGGCGATCTCGCTACTGCGCTCGCGAGGAGTCGAGCGTATCGTGATCGCCCCATGGTTCCTGGCACCCGGCCGGCTGACCGACCGACTCGAGGCGGCAGCACTGCAGGCCGCACCCGACGTCGTGTTCTCCGAAACCATCGGCGCACACCCCCTTGTTGCTGACGTTGCCCTCGACCGCTACGACACCGCCGTGGTCGCGGCAGCCCGGACGCGACTCTCGGCGTAG
- a CDS encoding YciI family protein, whose amino-acid sequence MTKYLISFPSGAMALSSEDLQAASDAAHAMVEEAKEAGVWVFGGAIDESVPPVLVDGDGTVTEGTYPQTKQLEGGYAILELPSHAAALEWAAKIAVACRCAQEVRAFHYDPAS is encoded by the coding sequence ATGACCAAGTACCTGATCTCGTTCCCGAGTGGCGCGATGGCCCTCTCCAGCGAGGATCTGCAGGCAGCTTCGGATGCTGCGCACGCGATGGTGGAGGAGGCGAAGGAGGCCGGTGTCTGGGTGTTCGGCGGCGCAATCGACGAGAGCGTTCCGCCCGTCCTGGTCGATGGGGACGGCACGGTGACCGAGGGCACGTACCCGCAGACGAAGCAGCTCGAAGGCGGCTACGCGATACTGGAGTTGCCTTCCCACGCGGCGGCACTGGAATGGGCTGCCAAGATCGCTGTTGCCTGCCGGTGCGCGCAGGAGGTGCGCGCGTTCCACTACGACCCCGCCAGTTGA